Proteins from one Malania oleifera isolate guangnan ecotype guangnan chromosome 4, ASM2987363v1, whole genome shotgun sequence genomic window:
- the LOC131153998 gene encoding chaperone protein dnaJ 50: MAPQVMQWRAIISALMLCFFIPASMAIYCDEDDCYDLLGVSQSANASEIKKSYYKLSLKYHPDKNPDPESRKLFVKIANAYEILKDEATREQYDYAIAHPEEVFYNTAQYYRAYYGHKTDPRAVLVGLLLVLSAFQYLNNWTRYTQAIDMVRKTPAYKNKLRALELERCGGTTKKKSHKQMDKKMEQELSKELELQIKGAEKPSIWELLGVRFILLPYTTGKLLLWCGCWFWRYQLKHAAYTWEDASYLTQRSLGVPLDRWRIIDESAKEDLIKRRLWEKSNLEIYLAEMRKESKRRR; this comes from the exons ATGGCACCGCAGGTGATGCAGTGGCGCGCAATCATATCTGCTCTGATGCTCTGCTTTTTCATCCCTGCATCAATGGCCATATACTGCGACGAAGACGATTGCTACGATCTACTGGG GGTTTCTCAAAGCGCCAATGCTTCGGAAATCAAGAAATCTTACTACAAGCTCTCCTTGAAATA TCACCCAGATAAAAACCCTGATCCCGAATCGAGAAAGCTGTTTGTCAAAATTGCAAATGCTTATGAG ATATTGAAAGATGAAGCCACACGTGAGCAGTATGATTATGCAATTGCACATCCAGAGGAG GTGTTTTATAATACAGCTCAGTACTATCGTGCTTATTATGGTCACAAAACG GATCCCCGTGCTGTTCTAGTGGGTCTTCTTTTGGTTCTCTCAGCATTTCAATATCTAAATAACTGGACAAGGTATACACAG GCCATTGACATGGTCAGGAAGACGCCAGCTTACAAAAATAAACTTCGGGCATTGGAACTTGAACGTTGTGGAGGAACAACAAAAAAGAAGAGTCACAAGCAGATGGACAA GAAAATGGAGCAAGAACTCAGTAAAGAACTTGAACTGCAGATAAAGGGAGCTGAAAAACCCTCAATCTGGGAGCTTCTTGGTGTTCGTTTCATATTGCTACCTTACACTACTGGCAAG CTCTTATTATGGTGTGGGTGTTGGTTCTGGAGATACCAACTTAAACACGCTGCATATACTTGGGAAGATGCCTCTTACCTGACACAAAGATCCCTTGGAGTGCCCCTTGATAGATGGAGAATCATTG ATGAATCAGCAAAAGAAGATCTTATCAAGAGACGTTTATGGGAAAAATCGAATTTGGAGATATACTTGGCAGAGATGCGGAAGGAATCGAAACGCAGAAGATAG